The Flavobacteriales bacterium genome window below encodes:
- a CDS encoding CusA/CzcA family heavy metal efflux RND transporter, which translates to MNSIIRFSIENKLIIGLAILGLIAWGGYSLSQLPIDAVPDITNNQVQVITVTPSLAAQEIERLITFPVELTMATIPGIEEVRSFSRFGLSVVTIVFEEDVDVYWARQQVNERLTEAKAQIPQGIGSPEMAPLTTGLGEIYQYVVHAAEGYEDQYSEVDLRTIQDWIIKRQLLGTPGVADVSSFGGALKQYEIAIDPEKLRSMNVSISEVFSALEKNNQNTGGAYIDKQPNAYFIRSEGLVGSLEDIRSIVIKGNPAGIPILIRDVAEVKFGTALRYGASTRNGEGEVVSALVMMLKGENSAKVIANVKERMEQIKKTLPEGVVVEPFLDRTRLVNRAIGTVEKNLVEGALIVIFILILLLGNIRAGLVVASVIPLAMLFALGMMNLFGVSGNLMSLGAIDFGLIVDGAVIIVESIVHSIMHGKLSGKLTRKQMDEQVFNATTKIRSSAAFGEIIILIVYLPILALVGVEGKMFRPMAQTVSFAILGAFILSLTYVPMMSALFLSRKMEQKENISDRIMHFFQRMYSPVINTGLKQKKTVIATAVLLFAFSLYTFMNMGGEFIPTLDEGDFAVETRVMTGSSLTETIDAATKAEKLILERFPEVEQVVGKIGSGEIPTDPMPIEACDMMIILKDKEEWVSADSREELANKMSEALADIPGVTFGFLQPIQMRFNELMTGARQDVVIKIYGEDLDVLSDYANQVGKLVKTVDGAQDLYVEQVTGLPQIQIDFNRAELAKYGLNIQDVNAAIETAFAGKSAGKVYEGERRFDLVVRLDDEHRHDLEDVRNLFINTPGGHQIPLNQVADINFKDGPSQIQRDDTKRRIIIGFNVRNRDVESIVAEIKEKVDRNIDFPTGYYPTYGGQFENLVEARQRLSIAVPVALLLIFVLLFFTFRSIKQSLLIFTAIPLSAIGGIFALYLRDMPFSISAGVGFIALFGVAVLNGIVLIGEFNRLKEQGVTDLHERVLKGTRVRLRPVMMTALVASFGFLPMALSTSSGAEVQRPLATVVIGGLISATLLTLLVLPVLYIYFEKGFGRSAKMAANALIIGMMLLPSLSQAQNGLTLETAIEQALQNNPTMRSAKLDVERNMQLKKTASDIGKTQVSWQHGQYNSIYSNDNYIGVSQNFAFPTVYAKNAGLANANIESSRLQQQMTENELATRVKSAWYQLMNAQAKRQLYHRLDSLFADFANAAQIRYATGESSLLEKTTAETQLMEVRNQLQMAEADVEIATSQLQTLLNSDQPLADIQTNPTKRELETALDSSGVSKNPALAFSQQQIKVWEKTQSLEKAKLLPDISIGYFNQSLIGDQTVNGVDQFFGPSKRFQGFQVGVAIPLWLRPHVAKVQAAGTKAKMAEADHENYQNNLEGEYAQAVQQYLKYKSSLEYYENTALKQSDLMLENAQSAFRNGAIGYVEYVQAIHQSMTIKNAWLDALNGYNQAVVHIEYLAGIK; encoded by the coding sequence ATGAACAGTATCATCCGTTTCTCTATTGAGAACAAACTTATTATCGGCCTTGCCATACTGGGTCTCATCGCTTGGGGCGGTTATTCGCTCTCGCAGCTTCCCATCGATGCGGTGCCCGACATTACCAACAATCAGGTGCAGGTGATCACCGTAACACCTTCGTTGGCCGCACAGGAGATCGAGCGGCTTATCACCTTTCCGGTAGAGCTTACCATGGCCACCATTCCAGGCATTGAAGAGGTGCGCTCCTTTTCCCGCTTCGGGTTATCGGTGGTCACCATCGTATTTGAAGAAGATGTGGACGTGTATTGGGCGCGGCAGCAGGTGAACGAACGGCTGACCGAGGCCAAAGCGCAGATTCCGCAAGGAATTGGAAGTCCTGAGATGGCACCGCTTACCACAGGTTTGGGCGAAATATACCAGTATGTGGTGCACGCGGCAGAAGGCTACGAGGATCAGTATTCTGAGGTGGACCTTCGAACAATTCAGGATTGGATCATCAAACGGCAATTGCTGGGTACGCCCGGTGTGGCCGATGTGAGCAGTTTCGGAGGCGCGCTCAAGCAGTACGAGATCGCCATCGACCCAGAGAAGCTGCGCAGCATGAATGTGAGCATTTCCGAGGTCTTCTCGGCTTTGGAGAAGAACAACCAGAACACAGGAGGCGCTTACATCGATAAGCAGCCGAACGCCTACTTTATTCGGAGTGAAGGCCTCGTTGGCAGCCTGGAAGACATTCGAAGCATTGTGATCAAGGGCAATCCTGCGGGCATTCCCATTCTGATCCGCGATGTGGCCGAGGTGAAGTTCGGAACCGCGCTGCGCTACGGTGCTTCTACCCGAAATGGCGAAGGCGAGGTGGTAAGTGCGTTGGTGATGATGTTGAAGGGCGAGAACTCGGCCAAGGTCATCGCCAATGTCAAAGAGCGCATGGAGCAGATCAAAAAAACGCTTCCCGAAGGTGTGGTCGTAGAGCCATTTCTTGACCGTACGCGCTTGGTGAACCGAGCCATCGGAACCGTGGAAAAGAACCTTGTGGAAGGAGCGCTCATCGTCATATTCATTCTCATTCTACTTCTCGGAAACATCCGCGCAGGGCTGGTCGTGGCCTCGGTCATTCCGCTGGCCATGCTTTTTGCCTTGGGCATGATGAATCTCTTTGGTGTATCGGGCAACCTGATGAGCCTTGGGGCCATCGACTTTGGGCTGATCGTGGATGGCGCGGTGATCATTGTAGAGAGCATTGTTCACAGCATCATGCACGGAAAGCTTTCGGGCAAGCTGACGCGGAAACAGATGGATGAACAGGTGTTCAACGCCACCACCAAGATCAGAAGTTCTGCCGCGTTCGGAGAGATCATCATCCTGATCGTTTACCTGCCCATTCTGGCACTTGTGGGTGTGGAAGGCAAAATGTTCCGCCCCATGGCGCAGACCGTATCGTTCGCTATTCTCGGGGCCTTCATTCTGAGTTTGACCTACGTGCCAATGATGTCTGCGCTGTTCCTCAGCCGCAAAATGGAACAGAAAGAAAACATCTCCGACAGGATCATGCACTTCTTCCAGCGCATGTATTCGCCTGTCATAAACACGGGACTGAAACAGAAGAAAACCGTCATCGCAACGGCTGTGCTGCTGTTCGCGTTCAGCCTCTACACCTTCATGAACATGGGTGGAGAGTTTATTCCCACGTTGGATGAGGGCGATTTTGCCGTGGAAACACGTGTAATGACAGGCAGTTCGCTCACCGAAACCATTGATGCGGCCACCAAGGCCGAAAAGCTCATTCTGGAGCGATTCCCCGAAGTGGAACAAGTGGTCGGTAAGATCGGTTCGGGTGAAATTCCTACCGACCCCATGCCCATTGAAGCGTGCGATATGATGATCATTCTGAAAGACAAAGAAGAATGGGTGAGCGCGGACAGCCGTGAAGAACTGGCCAACAAGATGAGCGAGGCACTAGCAGATATTCCTGGCGTCACATTCGGGTTCCTGCAACCTATTCAGATGCGGTTCAACGAACTGATGACAGGCGCACGTCAAGATGTGGTCATCAAGATCTATGGCGAAGACCTGGACGTACTTTCAGACTACGCGAACCAAGTGGGAAAACTGGTCAAAACCGTGGATGGCGCTCAGGATCTGTACGTGGAACAGGTTACGGGATTGCCCCAGATCCAGATCGACTTCAACCGTGCGGAACTGGCCAAATATGGTCTGAACATTCAAGACGTGAATGCCGCCATTGAAACCGCATTTGCTGGCAAAAGCGCGGGCAAGGTCTACGAAGGTGAACGCAGATTCGACCTCGTTGTCCGACTGGATGACGAGCATCGTCACGACCTGGAAGATGTGAGAAATCTCTTCATCAATACACCGGGCGGCCATCAGATCCCGTTGAACCAAGTGGCGGACATCAATTTCAAAGACGGTCCATCGCAGATACAACGCGATGACACGAAACGAAGGATCATCATCGGTTTCAACGTGCGTAACCGCGATGTGGAAAGCATTGTGGCCGAGATCAAAGAGAAGGTCGATCGGAACATCGATTTCCCAACGGGATATTACCCAACGTATGGTGGGCAGTTCGAAAACCTGGTGGAAGCGCGCCAACGGTTGTCCATTGCGGTACCTGTAGCGTTGCTACTGATCTTCGTCCTGCTTTTCTTCACGTTCCGTTCCATCAAACAGTCGCTGCTCATCTTCACAGCCATTCCGCTGTCGGCCATCGGAGGCATCTTTGCGCTGTATCTGCGCGATATGCCGTTCAGCATCTCGGCAGGTGTCGGATTCATTGCGCTGTTCGGTGTGGCAGTTCTCAACGGAATTGTCCTCATCGGTGAGTTCAACCGCTTGAAAGAACAAGGCGTGACCGACCTGCACGAACGCGTGCTGAAAGGAACCAGAGTGCGTCTGCGCCCCGTAATGATGACCGCGTTGGTGGCCTCGTTCGGCTTTCTGCCGATGGCACTATCAACCTCCTCAGGTGCGGAAGTGCAACGCCCGCTGGCAACCGTGGTTATCGGGGGGCTCATCTCTGCTACGCTACTGACGCTGCTGGTACTTCCTGTGCTTTACATCTATTTCGAAAAAGGATTCGGCCGTTCGGCCAAGATGGCTGCCAATGCGTTGATCATCGGTATGATGCTGCTTCCATCGCTATCACAGGCACAGAATGGCCTAACGCTGGAAACGGCCATTGAACAGGCATTGCAGAACAATCCGACCATGCGCTCCGCAAAGCTGGATGTGGAAAGGAACATGCAGCTCAAGAAAACGGCCTCCGACATCGGTAAAACGCAGGTCAGTTGGCAGCACGGGCAATACAACAGCATCTACAGCAACGACAATTACATCGGGGTTTCACAGAACTTCGCTTTCCCCACGGTGTATGCCAAGAATGCGGGGCTGGCCAATGCCAACATCGAAAGCAGCCGCTTGCAACAGCAAATGACGGAGAATGAACTGGCAACACGCGTAAAATCGGCTTGGTATCAGTTGATGAACGCACAGGCCAAACGGCAACTCTATCATCGGCTGGACAGCCTTTTCGCTGATTTTGCGAATGCTGCGCAGATCCGTTACGCAACGGGTGAGAGCAGTCTGCTGGAAAAGACCACGGCCGAAACGCAACTGATGGAAGTACGCAACCAACTGCAAATGGCAGAAGCAGACGTGGAAATCGCCACTTCGCAACTTCAAACGCTACTCAATTCAGATCAACCGCTTGCTGACATCCAAACAAATCCAACCAAGCGAGAACTGGAAACCGCGTTGGACAGTTCGGGTGTCTCGAAAAACCCCGCTCTTGCCTTTTCGCAACAGCAGATAAAGGTTTGGGAGAAGACGCAATCTCTCGAAAAGGCCAAGTTGCTGCCCGACATCAGCATTGGATATTTCAACCAATCGCTGATCGGTGACCAGACCGTGAACGGGGTCGATCAGTTCTTCGGGCCAAGCAAGCGGTTTCAGGGATTTCAGGTCGGTGTGGCCATTCCGTTGTGGCTCCGACCGCACGTGGCGAAGGTGCAGGCGGCTGGCACCAAAGCCAAAATGGCCGAGGCGGACCATGAGAACTATCAGAACAACTTGGAAGGCGAGTACGCACAGGCCGTGCAGCAGTATCTGAAGTATAAAAGCAGCTTGGAGTATTACGAGAACACGGCTCTGAAACAATCGGACCTGATGCTGGAAAACGCGCAAAGTGCTTTCCGAAATGGGGCCATCGGCTACGTGGAATATGTGCAGGCCATCCATCAATCCATGACCATTAAAAATGCGTGGCTCGATGCGCTGAACGGCTACAATCAGGCGGTCGTCCACATCGAATACCTCGCAGGAATCAAATAA
- a CDS encoding efflux RND transporter periplasmic adaptor subunit → MNTITSTYRTLTRAIFLTLISSVIFLSSCKQEAEKPAEEPTVQEDHPQHENLVQFTEAQYNMAGIEIGKIEQRILSNVLKVNGVLSAPPQNLISVSAPMGGFVKNTDLLQGMRVSKGQVLAVLEHPDYVQLQEDYLNKKSKLQYLEQEFKRQEKLREENVNAAKVYEQTKADYHSMAAQVKGLKEKLAIIGIEADELTEENLSRKINIYSPISGYVSEVNVNIGKYVNPLDVMFEIVDTEHLHAELTVYEKDVVKLRIGQNIRFTLPNQSEKERLASVYLIGRKIDADRSVRVHAHLEKEDTDLLPGMYINAQIELSDNKVNAVPDEAIVMSGGKNYVYIVENTQNEGDYTFHMTEVQKGAVEDGYTEISFLENMDTKDVQLVTKGAFSVLAKMKNTEEEDGGH, encoded by the coding sequence ATGAACACGATCACATCAACATACAGAACACTCACCAGAGCGATTTTCCTCACGCTCATTTCAAGCGTTATCTTTTTATCATCCTGCAAGCAGGAAGCAGAGAAACCTGCCGAAGAACCAACGGTGCAGGAAGACCATCCACAACACGAAAACCTTGTTCAATTCACCGAAGCGCAATACAACATGGCGGGAATTGAAATTGGCAAGATCGAGCAGCGAATCCTCAGCAATGTGCTGAAGGTGAATGGCGTTCTGAGCGCTCCGCCTCAGAATCTCATCAGCGTTTCGGCCCCGATGGGCGGATTTGTGAAAAACACCGATCTGCTGCAAGGCATGCGCGTCAGCAAAGGACAGGTGTTGGCCGTTCTGGAGCATCCCGATTACGTGCAGTTGCAGGAGGATTACCTGAACAAGAAAAGCAAGCTGCAATACTTGGAACAGGAATTCAAACGGCAGGAAAAGCTGCGCGAGGAGAATGTGAACGCGGCCAAAGTTTACGAACAGACCAAGGCCGATTACCACAGCATGGCAGCACAGGTGAAGGGATTGAAGGAAAAGCTCGCCATCATTGGTATTGAAGCAGATGAACTGACGGAAGAGAATCTGTCACGAAAGATCAACATCTACTCGCCTATTTCGGGCTACGTTTCTGAAGTGAATGTGAACATCGGCAAATATGTGAACCCATTGGATGTGATGTTCGAGATCGTGGATACCGAGCATCTTCATGCCGAACTTACGGTGTACGAGAAAGACGTGGTGAAACTGCGCATCGGTCAGAACATCCGTTTCACGCTTCCGAACCAAAGCGAGAAAGAACGGTTGGCGTCTGTTTACCTGATTGGTAGAAAGATCGATGCGGACCGTTCTGTTCGTGTTCATGCCCACTTGGAGAAGGAAGATACCGACCTACTGCCTGGCATGTACATCAATGCGCAAATTGAACTGAGCGACAATAAGGTGAATGCCGTACCAGATGAAGCCATCGTCATGTCGGGTGGCAAGAACTACGTTTACATTGTGGAAAATACGCAGAATGAGGGTGATTACACGTTTCACATGACAGAAGTTCAGAAAGGCGCTGTGGAAGATGGGTATACAGAGATCTCGTTCTTGGAAAACATGGACACGAAGGACGTGCAACTGGTAACCAAAGGCGCGTTCTCAGTTCTTGCCAAAATGAAGAATACCGAGGAGGAAGACGGTGGGCATTGA
- a CDS encoding T9SS type A sorting domain-containing protein yields the protein MKKKITLVLSVLLMAGLVYDANFRMAHTNPNAAPAGNTGSPGDNGHTCARSGCHSGGPSPTNQTVTLTGIPSNGYVGGQTYNMTITMSNGGSVFGFSLSPQTQQGALVGSLTASGAGTTLNGGSKYLTQTFNGIFGSGGSKTYTFDWTAPTAGTGSVTFYGSFNFANGNGGTSGDVILPQTFTFNEMSSVGITESNIKSLTVYPNPVVDELHIAARDVDDEILVTMFDVQGRKVIEEKHNGKADIKIDVRSKSLNTGVYFVKLETGGKSTIKKLLVN from the coding sequence ATGAAGAAGAAAATTACCCTTGTCCTATCTGTTCTGTTAATGGCAGGACTGGTCTATGATGCCAACTTCCGTATGGCACATACAAATCCGAACGCTGCCCCAGCAGGAAATACAGGTTCGCCAGGAGACAACGGACACACTTGTGCCAGAAGCGGATGCCATTCGGGCGGACCATCTCCTACCAATCAGACCGTTACCCTGACAGGAATCCCATCGAACGGATATGTTGGCGGACAGACCTACAATATGACCATTACCATGTCCAATGGTGGATCGGTATTCGGGTTTTCGCTTTCTCCACAGACCCAACAAGGAGCTTTGGTGGGATCATTGACCGCCTCTGGCGCTGGAACAACGCTGAACGGAGGTTCCAAATATCTGACACAGACCTTCAATGGCATCTTCGGTTCGGGAGGTTCCAAAACATATACATTCGATTGGACGGCCCCAACGGCTGGAACAGGAAGCGTGACCTTTTACGGTTCGTTCAATTTTGCCAACGGCAATGGAGGAACCAGCGGTGACGTGATATTGCCTCAAACATTCACATTCAATGAAATGTCGAGCGTTGGAATTACGGAAAGCAATATCAAGTCTCTAACCGTTTACCCGAATCCTGTGGTTGATGAACTTCATATTGCAGCACGAGACGTGGATGATGAGATTCTGGTGACCATGTTTGATGTGCAAGGAAGAAAAGTGATCGAGGAGAAACACAATGGCAAGGCAGACATCAAGATCGATGTCCGTTCGAAAAGCCTGAACACGGGAGTTTACTTCGTTAAACTTGAAACAGGAGGAAAATCCACCATCAAGAAATTGCTGGTGAACTGA
- a CDS encoding response regulator, with protein MRILVVEDEVGICNFLKQGLEEEGFDVDVATDGKEGLILALSGDYDLLLLDWMVPKMSGVELCRKFREEFKITPVIFLTAKDTVDETISGLQAGGNDYIKKPFHFAELLERIRVQLRSGQVEHEQLYLGPIRLDTSSHQAFKNNKEVHLTQKEFGLLEFLLRNKGVVCNRTQILENVWDIHFEYNSGVIDVYINALRRKLELGEDENYIQTVRGIGYIAKEP; from the coding sequence ATGAGAATTCTGGTTGTCGAAGATGAAGTAGGTATTTGCAATTTTCTGAAACAAGGTCTGGAAGAAGAAGGCTTTGATGTTGATGTGGCCACAGATGGTAAAGAAGGGTTGATATTGGCACTTTCTGGCGACTATGACCTGCTGCTGTTGGATTGGATGGTACCTAAAATGAGCGGTGTGGAGCTTTGCCGAAAATTCAGGGAAGAATTTAAAATCACGCCTGTCATTTTCCTCACAGCAAAGGACACGGTGGATGAGACCATCTCTGGACTTCAGGCAGGAGGCAACGATTACATCAAGAAACCTTTTCACTTTGCCGAACTTCTGGAACGCATTCGCGTGCAGCTACGTAGCGGTCAAGTAGAACACGAACAACTCTACCTCGGCCCTATCAGGTTGGACACTTCAAGTCATCAGGCATTCAAGAACAATAAGGAGGTTCATCTTACGCAAAAAGAGTTCGGTCTGCTTGAGTTTCTATTGAGAAACAAGGGTGTGGTCTGCAATCGCACGCAGATTTTGGAAAACGTGTGGGACATTCATTTTGAGTACAATTCTGGGGTCATTGATGTGTACATCAACGCACTTCGTAGGAAGTTGGAACTGGGAGAGGACGAAAATTACATTCAAACGGTGCGAGGAATCGGTTACATTGCCAAAGAACCATGA
- a CDS encoding HAMP domain-containing protein, which translates to MSLSFKDRIAFNYMIATALVIAVVFASVFFIVRATVLNNVDNDLTKEASRHLMEIQVVKGRVQFADEEEWEELEHHEISVNPMFIQVMDTKGNIVDHSPNLNGQKLDFDPSIPTRKHFTVGVNGRNLREVRLPIIRKDKIYGYLIAAVSLGPSLMVIDKLRNVLLISYPIILFGLFFVSRYLAGRSIVPVSTIRDTTDRITRYNLNERIPLPSNQDELHGLSTSINELLQRIEDAMQRERQFTSDASHELRTPLSVLRGTLEVLIRKPRTHEEYEAKVKESLAEIDRLTETMEQLLSLARSEDSLKLSQQINLSDAVQSILVLQAKEAKKKGIQTQFTNELKQEVKVPQENIQLIVGNLVGNAIKYSEPNTTVSISVRTENGRPIFEVKDEGIGIKEEDLKNIFNPFFRSGTMEHRHIAGNGLGLAIAQRAANAMHADITVSSKLGKGSTFTLILNS; encoded by the coding sequence ATGAGCCTGAGCTTCAAAGACAGGATCGCTTTCAATTACATGATCGCTACTGCGCTGGTCATTGCCGTGGTCTTTGCATCAGTATTTTTCATCGTTCGTGCCACAGTTTTAAACAACGTGGACAACGACCTGACCAAAGAGGCCAGCAGACATTTAATGGAGATACAGGTGGTAAAAGGCCGCGTGCAGTTTGCGGATGAGGAAGAATGGGAAGAACTGGAGCATCATGAGATATCGGTCAATCCCATGTTCATTCAGGTAATGGACACAAAAGGCAACATCGTTGACCATTCTCCCAACCTCAACGGACAGAAACTCGACTTCGACCCCTCCATTCCAACCCGTAAACACTTTACAGTTGGCGTGAACGGTAGAAATCTGCGCGAGGTACGCTTGCCTATTATCAGAAAAGACAAAATATACGGTTACCTCATTGCCGCGGTCTCCCTCGGCCCTTCGTTGATGGTCATTGATAAACTGCGAAATGTGCTGCTCATCTCCTACCCCATCATTCTGTTCGGTCTGTTCTTCGTTTCGCGCTATTTGGCAGGAAGAAGCATTGTTCCTGTGAGTACCATACGCGACACGACCGACCGCATTACCCGATATAATCTTAACGAGCGGATTCCACTGCCCTCCAATCAGGATGAGCTTCATGGGCTTTCCACCTCCATTAACGAATTATTGCAGCGCATTGAGGACGCCATGCAACGCGAGCGCCAGTTCACTTCTGATGCATCGCACGAACTGCGCACACCACTTTCTGTTTTGCGGGGAACATTGGAGGTGCTTATCCGAAAACCCCGAACGCATGAGGAATACGAAGCAAAGGTGAAGGAGAGTCTGGCGGAGATAGACCGACTGACCGAAACCATGGAACAACTGCTCTCCTTGGCCCGATCGGAAGACAGCTTGAAACTCAGCCAACAGATAAACCTTTCGGATGCCGTTCAGAGTATTCTGGTTCTTCAGGCCAAAGAGGCCAAGAAGAAAGGCATCCAGACCCAATTCACCAACGAACTGAAGCAAGAGGTTAAGGTACCTCAGGAAAACATTCAGCTTATCGTTGGTAATCTGGTCGGCAATGCCATCAAGTACTCAGAGCCAAATACGACTGTCAGTATTTCGGTAAGAACAGAAAATGGAAGACCCATTTTTGAGGTGAAAGATGAAGGAATCGGCATCAAGGAGGAGGATCTGAAAAACATCTTCAACCCGTTCTTCCGATCGGGAACGATGGAACACCGCCACATAGCTGGCAACGGTCTTGGGTTGGCCATTGCGCAGCGCGCTGCAAATGCGATGCACGCAGATATTACGGTTTCGAGTAAACTTGGTAAAGGCTCAACCTTTACTTTGATCTTAAACTCGTGA